The following proteins are co-located in the Syngnathus scovelli strain Florida chromosome 5, RoL_Ssco_1.2, whole genome shotgun sequence genome:
- the LOC125968975 gene encoding uncharacterized protein, which translates to MKLTSLLFVCFLTELTQGLVSVSNVTAECNEPLTIHCNVSSWTDGFSVKHMEWSQNGESLCHVDSMGELIHSNETKSHIRCEYNKGRLSLIFAKVQPEDSGASNRYMCKLRSNRGVSHGYSRIELQECCGMVKGILSKDGPICTFSHVYPDGDVSWSSQRRQSEGPVRQSTFKSVEEGGWVTIRSQLDGNSDGDFNCTLMSMESGRRMECRLSEGAEFLNGYGLKVQGFAQKAGNAAGSREPLVTILLIPILLVAMQLFA; encoded by the exons ATGAAATTGACGAGCCTGCTCTTTGTCTGCTTTCTAACTGAATTGACACAAG GATTGGTGAGCGTCAGCAACGTTACAGCCGAGTGCAACGAGCCGCTGACGATACACTGCAACGTGTCCTCATGGACGGACGGGTTCTCCGTCAAACATATGGAGTGGTCCCAAAACGGCGAGTCTTTGTGTCACGTGGACAGCATGGGGGAATTGATCCACAGCAACGAGACAAAAAGCCACATCCGATGCGAATATAATAAAGGTCGTCTGTCGCTCATCTTTGCAAAAGTGCAGCCGGAGGATAGCGGTGCGTCAAATCGCTACATGTGCAAACTGCGTTCCAATCGTGGAGTTTCACACGGGTACAGCCGGATAGAGCTGCAAG AGTGCTGCGGGATGGTCAAAGGCATTTTGTCCAAGGACGGCCCCATCTGCACGTTCAGCCACGTCTATCCAGACGGAGACGTGTCGTGGTCTTCCCAAAGGCGACAGTCGGAGGGACCTGTAAGGCAAAGTACTTTTAAAAGTGTGGAAGAAGGCGGCTGGGTAACCATTCGTAGTCAGCTGGATGGGAATTCCGACGGGGATTTCAACTGTACTCTGATGAGCATGGAATCTGGAAGACGGATGGAATGCAGATTGTCTGAGGGTGCCGAATTTCTGAACGGGTACGGACTGAAAGTTCAGGGGTTCGCACAGAAAGCTGGGAATGCTGCTGGATCTCGGGAACCTTTGGTGACAATTCTGCTGATACCAATCTTACTTGTTGCCATGCAATTATTTGCTTAA